The Paenibacillus polymyxa M1 DNA segment AAACGCAGGCACAAAAGGCAGAGGAAGGGAAGTTTGATCTCGTATTTATTGCAGACGGTCTGTTTATTAACGAAAAATCCATTCCTCACTTTCTGAACCGTTTTGAGCCAATTACGATTTTGTCTGCTTTGGCTGGGGTGACGAAGCATATCGGATTAGTTGGCACATTGTCGACTTCCTATAGCGAACCGTTCACGGTAGCACGCCAGTTTTCTTCCATTGATCATATTAGCGGAGGTCGTGCAGGCTGGAATGTGGTGACTTCCCCGCTGGAAGGTTCTGCTCTTAACTTTAACAAAGGTGAGCATCCATCGCATCCACAACGCTATAAAATTGCCGATGAATACTTGCAAGTTACCAAAGGACTGTGGGACTCGTGGGAAGAGGATGCGTTCGTTCGTGATAAGGAAGCCGGCGTATTCTTTGATCCTGACAAGCTGCATACACTGAACCACAAAGGTGAGTTTTTCTCTGTGCAGGGTCCGCTAAACATTGGACGATCCAAGCAGGGACAGCCGGTTATTTTCCAGGCAGGTTCCTCAGAAGATGGAAAAAACCTGGCTGCCAAGGAAGCGGATGCCGTATTTACAGGACATGAAACATTGGAGGAAGCACAGCAGTTTTACCGTGATGTGAAGGAACGTGCAGTACGCTATGGCAGAGCGGAAGAGGATATTGTCATTTTGCCGGGCATTTCGCCGATTATTGGCAGCACGCCAGAGGAAGCGGAACGTAAGTATGAGGAGATTACCAAT contains these protein-coding regions:
- a CDS encoding LLM class flavin-dependent oxidoreductase, with protein sequence MAKNRQIKLGAIIHGVGGSMTTWRHPDVPADASINFDFYKTQAQKAEEGKFDLVFIADGLFINEKSIPHFLNRFEPITILSALAGVTKHIGLVGTLSTSYSEPFTVARQFSSIDHISGGRAGWNVVTSPLEGSALNFNKGEHPSHPQRYKIADEYLQVTKGLWDSWEEDAFVRDKEAGVFFDPDKLHTLNHKGEFFSVQGPLNIGRSKQGQPVIFQAGSSEDGKNLAAKEADAVFTGHETLEEAQQFYRDVKERAVRYGRAEEDIVILPGISPIIGSTPEEAERKYEEITNLVTIEAALKYLGRFFDHHDFSQYPLDEPFPELDGIGSNSFRSGTDKIKRTAKEQNLTLREVALRSATPRTSFIGTAEQVADRVQEWFERKGADGFIIGSDVPTGLHDFVNLVVPILQERGIYRQDYEFNTLRENLGVPIPENRYTAARSKVKVDA